One Streptomyces fagopyri DNA window includes the following coding sequences:
- a CDS encoding LacI family DNA-binding transcriptional regulator, which yields MGHPYTIREIARQAGLSEATVDRVLNHRGGVRESTAREVRRAIDDLDRQRTQVRIGGRTFMIDIVMQTPERFSSAVRDALEAELPSLHPAIVRSRFHFRETDPAAELVRDLDRIAARGSQGVILKAPDVPEVTTAVGRLVAAGIPVVTLVTDLPSSPRKAYVGIDNRAAGATAAYLIRQWLGDGPGHVLVTISRGSFRNEEEREMGFRSEMRAARPERRLVEVTDSDGLDSTQRELVRAALERDPEINAVYSIGGGNTATIEAFDALGRDLLAFVAHDLDHDNTRLLGERRLSAVLHHDLRQDMRRACQTIMRAHRALPDEGPFLPSAIQVVTPYNMPPT from the coding sequence ATGGGACACCCCTATACGATCCGTGAGATCGCCCGTCAGGCCGGGCTGAGCGAGGCGACGGTCGACCGGGTCCTCAACCACCGGGGCGGCGTCCGCGAGAGCACGGCCCGGGAGGTACGGCGGGCCATCGACGACCTGGACCGCCAGCGCACCCAGGTCCGTATCGGCGGACGTACCTTCATGATCGACATCGTGATGCAGACACCGGAGCGGTTCTCCTCCGCGGTGCGCGACGCCCTGGAGGCCGAACTGCCGTCGCTGCACCCGGCGATCGTGCGCTCGCGCTTCCACTTCCGTGAGACGGACCCCGCGGCGGAGCTGGTGAGGGACCTGGACCGGATCGCCGCGCGCGGCTCGCAGGGCGTGATCCTCAAGGCGCCCGACGTGCCCGAGGTCACCACCGCGGTCGGACGGCTGGTGGCGGCCGGCATCCCCGTGGTCACGCTCGTGACGGATCTGCCCAGCAGCCCGCGCAAGGCGTACGTCGGTATCGACAACCGGGCAGCCGGAGCGACGGCCGCCTACCTGATCCGGCAGTGGCTCGGCGACGGCCCCGGCCATGTGCTCGTCACCATCAGCCGGGGCTCCTTCCGCAACGAGGAGGAGCGCGAGATGGGCTTCCGCAGCGAGATGCGCGCCGCGCGGCCGGAACGCCGGCTGGTCGAGGTCACCGACAGCGACGGGCTCGACTCCACCCAGCGGGAGCTCGTCCGCGCGGCCCTGGAGCGGGACCCGGAGATCAACGCCGTCTACTCCATCGGCGGCGGGAACACCGCGACCATCGAGGCCTTCGACGCGCTCGGCCGGGACCTGCTGGCCTTCGTCGCCCACGACCTGGACCACGACAACACCCGGCTCCTCGGGGAGCGGAGGCTGTCCGCGGTGCTCCATCACGACCTGCGCCAGGACATGCGCCGCGCCTGCCAGACCATCATGCGGGCCCACCGGGCCCTCCCGGACGAGGGCCCGTTCCTCCCGTCGGCGATCCAGGTGGTCACGCCGTACAACATGCCGCCGACGTGA
- a CDS encoding ABC transporter ATP-binding protein produces MYKLTGVTKRYSRGKETVEALRGVDLTIEDGDQLVIQGPTGGGKSTLLQMIGGLDRPSSGSVELDGVDLASVGEARLTRLRAEKIGIIFQSFNLIPTLTAQENVETALVPLGVKPAERRERAAEALRSVGLGERLTHAPSELSGGQQQRVAIARALVKKPKVLLADEPTGNLDEGTRDDIMRLLEGLWHEYGLTFVLVTHDSSIARRAPRLATIRAGRITLTEQGGGARHTEPRHAVQR; encoded by the coding sequence ATGTACAAGCTCACCGGCGTCACCAAGCGCTACTCGCGGGGCAAGGAGACGGTGGAGGCGCTGCGCGGCGTCGACCTCACCATCGAGGACGGCGACCAGCTCGTCATCCAGGGTCCCACCGGCGGCGGCAAGTCGACCCTGCTCCAGATGATCGGCGGTCTGGACCGCCCGTCCTCCGGCAGCGTCGAGCTGGACGGCGTCGACCTCGCCTCCGTCGGCGAGGCCCGGCTGACCCGGCTGCGCGCCGAGAAGATCGGCATCATCTTCCAGTCGTTCAACCTCATCCCGACGCTGACCGCGCAGGAGAACGTCGAGACCGCGCTCGTACCGCTCGGCGTCAAGCCCGCGGAGCGACGCGAACGCGCCGCCGAGGCACTGCGCTCGGTCGGTCTGGGCGAGCGCCTCACGCACGCGCCGTCCGAACTCTCCGGCGGCCAGCAGCAGCGGGTCGCCATCGCGCGTGCCCTGGTCAAGAAGCCGAAGGTGCTCCTCGCGGACGAGCCGACCGGCAACCTGGACGAGGGCACCCGGGACGACATCATGCGGCTGCTGGAGGGGCTGTGGCACGAGTACGGGCTGACCTTCGTCCTGGTCACCCACGACTCGTCGATCGCCCGCCGCGCGCCGCGTCTCGCCACCATCAGGGCGGGGCGGATCACGCTGACCGAGCAGGGCGGCGGTGCCCGGCACACAGAGCCCCGCCACGCCGTCCAGCGGTGA
- a CDS encoding Gfo/Idh/MocA family protein, with the protein MRIGILGLGRIGAFHTATLAGLDAVESLVVTDPVAAAADAAVERFGATAVDSPEAVLAAGVDGIVVAAATDAHPALILAAVEAGIPVFCEKPVARTVEESVAVLRAVQDSGVEVHIGYNRRFDAGCMAARKAVVSGELGKLHTVRSTTLDPAPPPAAYVAVSGGIFRDCAVHDFDIVRWVTGREVTEVYAAGGNRGAEYIAEAGDVDTASAILTLDDGTLALVSNSRHNARGYDVRLELHGMRDSIAVGLEDKLPLRSVEPGATFPAGTPHDFFMDRFAPAYRAELTAFTEVVAGRATSPCTVADAIEASWIAEACALSLAERRVVRVEEVRRG; encoded by the coding sequence ATGCGTATAGGCATCTTGGGACTGGGCCGGATCGGCGCCTTCCACACCGCGACGCTCGCCGGACTCGACGCGGTGGAATCACTGGTGGTCACCGACCCGGTGGCCGCGGCGGCCGACGCCGCGGTCGAGCGCTTCGGCGCGACGGCGGTGGACTCCCCCGAGGCGGTGCTCGCCGCCGGGGTCGACGGCATCGTGGTGGCCGCCGCCACCGACGCGCACCCCGCGCTCATCCTGGCCGCGGTCGAGGCGGGCATCCCCGTCTTCTGCGAGAAGCCGGTGGCCCGGACGGTCGAGGAGAGCGTCGCCGTGCTCCGCGCGGTCCAGGACAGCGGAGTCGAGGTGCACATCGGCTACAACCGGCGCTTCGACGCGGGCTGCATGGCCGCGCGCAAGGCCGTGGTGAGCGGCGAACTCGGCAAGCTGCACACCGTACGCTCCACGACCCTGGACCCGGCGCCGCCACCGGCCGCCTACGTGGCGGTGTCCGGCGGCATCTTCCGCGACTGCGCCGTGCACGACTTCGACATCGTGCGCTGGGTCACCGGCCGCGAGGTGACCGAGGTGTACGCGGCGGGCGGCAACCGGGGTGCCGAGTACATCGCCGAGGCGGGCGACGTCGACACCGCGTCCGCGATCCTCACCCTCGACGACGGCACCCTCGCCCTGGTCTCCAACTCGCGCCACAACGCACGTGGTTACGACGTCCGCCTGGAACTGCACGGCATGCGCGACAGCATCGCCGTGGGCCTGGAGGACAAGCTCCCCCTGCGCTCCGTGGAACCCGGCGCGACGTTCCCGGCCGGCACCCCGCACGACTTCTTCATGGACCGCTTCGCCCCCGCCTACCGAGCCGAACTCACCGCCTTCACCGAGGTCGTCGCGGGCCGCGCCACGTCCCCCTGCACGGTCGCCGACGCGATCGAGGCGAGCTGGATCGCGGAGGCGTGCGCGCTGTCGCTGGCGGAGCGGCGGGTGGTTCGGGTGGAGGAGGTGCGGCGGGGGTGA
- a CDS encoding Txe/YoeB family addiction module toxin, with translation MRSVHFDPAGWEDFLFWLGSDRAMARRITRLIAEIQRTPFTGIGKPEPLKGDLSGYWSRRIDDEHRLVYRVDEKEVKILKARYHY, from the coding sequence GTGAGGAGCGTCCACTTCGACCCGGCCGGTTGGGAGGACTTCCTTTTCTGGCTCGGCTCGGACCGCGCCATGGCCCGCAGGATCACCCGGCTGATCGCCGAGATCCAGCGCACCCCCTTCACCGGCATCGGAAAGCCGGAACCCCTGAAGGGCGACCTGTCCGGCTACTGGTCACGCCGGATCGACGACGAGCACCGGCTCGTCTACCGGGTGGACGAGAAGGAGGTCAAGATCCTCAAGGCCCGCTACCACTACTGA
- a CDS encoding SDR family oxidoreductase → MGPLLGDRVVLVNGGSQGVGAGVVRAAVREGATVAFTGRRAELGERFAAETGATYVRADLADPAQARAGVERVVAAHGRLDCLVNAAGLTSRGTLLDTTPELFDAHIAVNLRGPFFAMQAAVRHLVDRGAPGTVVNIITSSAHGGQPFLAPYVAAKAGLTGLTRNAAHAHRWDRIRINGLNIGWTDTEGEEEIQRTFHGAGDDWREKAAGSLPMGRLGQVDEIADFVVFLLSDRSGVVTGSVVDWDQTVFGGLD, encoded by the coding sequence ATGGGACCACTTCTCGGGGACAGGGTCGTCCTCGTCAACGGCGGCAGTCAGGGCGTCGGCGCGGGCGTCGTGCGGGCCGCCGTCCGGGAGGGCGCGACGGTCGCGTTCACCGGGCGCCGCGCCGAACTCGGCGAGCGGTTCGCCGCGGAGACCGGCGCCACCTACGTACGGGCCGATCTGGCCGATCCCGCGCAGGCGCGCGCCGGCGTCGAGCGGGTCGTGGCCGCGCACGGACGGCTCGACTGTCTGGTGAACGCGGCCGGACTGACCTCGCGCGGCACCCTCCTCGACACCACGCCCGAACTCTTCGACGCGCACATCGCGGTCAACCTGCGGGGGCCGTTCTTCGCGATGCAGGCGGCGGTCCGGCACCTGGTGGACCGCGGGGCGCCAGGCACCGTCGTCAACATCATCACCTCCTCCGCGCACGGCGGACAGCCCTTCCTCGCCCCGTACGTGGCCGCCAAGGCCGGCCTCACGGGTCTCACCCGCAACGCCGCGCACGCCCATCGCTGGGACCGGATCCGGATCAACGGCCTGAACATCGGCTGGACGGACACCGAGGGCGAGGAGGAGATCCAGCGCACCTTCCACGGGGCGGGCGACGACTGGCGGGAGAAGGCGGCCGGGAGCCTCCCGATGGGCAGGCTCGGCCAGGTCGACGAGATCGCCGACTTCGTCGTCTTCCTGCTCTCCGACCGCAGCGGTGTGGTGACGGGCTCGGTCGTCGACTGGGACCAGACCGTCTTCGGCGGACTCGACTGA
- a CDS encoding histidine phosphatase family protein encodes MRLILVRHGQTPSNVEFLLDTAAPGPGLTALGEKQAAALPQALADEEIDALYASTLTRARLTAAPLAAARGLDVRVREGIRELSAGDLEMLRGDTEEARAYLTTAFAWAAGETALRMPGGESGAEALSRFDAVVAEAAASGAGSVAMVSHGAAIRVWTAARARNVAVSFATGHRLDNTDVVVLEGSPADGWTAVSWAGTPLDDAASGRESGPTGQPLGPAGEPPVPNE; translated from the coding sequence ATGCGCCTGATTCTCGTCCGCCACGGACAGACACCGTCCAATGTGGAGTTCCTGCTGGACACCGCCGCGCCGGGACCGGGGCTCACGGCCCTCGGGGAGAAACAGGCCGCCGCGCTGCCCCAGGCGCTGGCGGACGAGGAGATCGACGCGCTGTACGCCTCCACGCTGACCCGTGCCCGGCTGACCGCCGCCCCACTGGCGGCCGCGCGCGGCCTGGACGTACGGGTCCGGGAGGGCATCCGCGAACTGTCCGCCGGGGACCTGGAGATGCTGCGCGGTGACACCGAGGAGGCGCGGGCGTATCTCACGACGGCGTTCGCCTGGGCGGCCGGGGAGACCGCGCTGCGGATGCCTGGCGGGGAGAGCGGCGCGGAGGCGCTGAGCCGGTTCGACGCGGTGGTCGCGGAGGCCGCGGCGAGCGGGGCCGGCTCCGTCGCGATGGTCAGTCACGGCGCCGCGATCCGGGTGTGGACCGCGGCACGCGCGCGCAACGTGGCGGTGTCCTTCGCCACCGGCCACCGGCTGGACAACACCGACGTGGTGGTCCTGGAGGGTTCCCCGGCGGACGGCTGGACGGCCGTGTCCTGGGCGGGCACACCGCTGGACGACGCGGCTTCCGGCCGGGAGAGCGGGCCCACGGGACAGCCGCTGGGTCCCGCCGGGGAACCGCCCGTACCGAACGAGTAG
- a CDS encoding beta family protein — protein sequence MSVPLYVPVLPARQHAAAAYRTLHPELRTRVAPLWTLHPHPGMLPKPLADRIDRDTRYVTAVQGHGSGWLDAPYVDREEAEVLATALPPEWWDCRNVRPVTGPGRPEAQQSLALAVARQSEAGLGVRVPLPGEWHDPAAADVAALLDRLPTHVPVHLFLDLATVLPDRTDAAKEALRALDALVVLTSWRTISILAGGFPPPDTDLWQGRVREEPRSDWDVWHEIHHGERPYLPRLGYGDYGTHPAAYVSVPVTGGAAPWGLLRYTTERSYHLVKIPFGKRHDTANRAAARLLTTLSDFRGRDASAGERWLCLRAEGEGTVGNHAVWDEKSQVQHMTYVARSISPAADR from the coding sequence ATGTCCGTACCGCTGTACGTTCCCGTCCTGCCGGCGAGACAGCACGCAGCGGCGGCCTACCGCACGCTGCATCCTGAACTGCGTACCCGGGTCGCACCGCTGTGGACGCTGCATCCGCATCCCGGAATGCTGCCAAAACCGCTGGCCGACCGGATCGATCGCGATACGAGATACGTCACGGCCGTGCAAGGACACGGCTCGGGCTGGCTGGACGCGCCCTACGTGGACCGTGAGGAGGCCGAGGTCCTTGCCACGGCTCTGCCTCCCGAGTGGTGGGACTGCCGCAATGTGCGCCCGGTCACAGGTCCGGGGCGGCCCGAAGCACAGCAATCGCTCGCCCTCGCCGTGGCCCGCCAATCAGAAGCGGGTCTGGGAGTTCGCGTCCCGCTTCCCGGCGAATGGCATGACCCGGCCGCTGCCGACGTCGCGGCACTGCTGGACCGCCTCCCCACTCATGTGCCGGTCCACTTGTTCCTGGACCTCGCGACCGTGCTGCCCGATCGGACGGACGCCGCGAAGGAGGCGCTACGAGCCCTGGACGCGCTGGTCGTTCTCACCTCGTGGCGCACGATCTCGATCCTGGCCGGTGGTTTTCCGCCGCCGGACACCGACCTCTGGCAGGGGAGGGTGCGCGAGGAACCACGATCGGACTGGGACGTCTGGCACGAGATCCACCACGGTGAACGCCCCTACCTGCCGCGGCTGGGATACGGCGACTACGGGACCCATCCGGCCGCCTACGTGTCCGTTCCCGTGACCGGAGGCGCCGCCCCCTGGGGGCTCCTGCGATACACGACGGAGCGCTCGTACCACTTGGTGAAGATCCCCTTCGGTAAGAGGCACGACACCGCCAACCGCGCCGCGGCCCGACTTCTCACCACGCTTTCGGACTTTCGGGGGCGGGACGCGAGCGCCGGCGAGCGCTGGTTGTGCCTCCGAGCCGAAGGAGAGGGGACCGTGGGCAACCATGCAGTCTGGGACGAGAAGTCACAGGTGCAGCACATGACTTACGTGGCACGGAGCATCAGTCCGGCTGCCGATCGTTAG
- a CDS encoding MazG-like family protein — translation MADEDVWDSIDRLHDWLDADRTREGGAHDGREELLLRILKLSEEVGEVAQAVIGATGQNPRKGTTHTWDDVRSELCDVVITGLVALRTLAPDAREVFTAHLAGVTERSLGTGRG, via the coding sequence ATGGCTGATGAAGACGTCTGGGACTCGATCGACCGCCTGCACGACTGGCTCGACGCCGACCGGACACGAGAGGGCGGCGCGCACGACGGCCGTGAGGAACTGCTCCTGCGCATCCTGAAGTTGTCGGAGGAGGTCGGCGAGGTCGCCCAGGCGGTGATCGGCGCGACCGGGCAGAACCCGCGCAAGGGCACCACGCACACCTGGGACGACGTACGGTCCGAGCTCTGCGACGTCGTGATCACGGGCCTGGTCGCGCTGCGCACCCTGGCGCCGGACGCGCGCGAGGTGTTCACGGCCCACCTGGCGGGCGTCACGGAGCGGTCCCTCGGGACGGGCCGGGGCTGA
- a CDS encoding type II toxin-antitoxin system Phd/YefM family antitoxin — protein sequence MTISASEARKDLFPLIKRVNDDHTPVRISSKSGDAVLMSAEDYDSWQETVYLLRSPANARSLMEAVARDRAGEAVVTKTMAELEELAGDG from the coding sequence ATGACCATAAGCGCCAGCGAGGCCCGCAAGGATCTCTTCCCGCTCATCAAACGCGTCAACGATGACCACACTCCCGTCCGCATCAGCTCCAAGAGCGGCGACGCCGTGCTGATGTCCGCCGAGGACTACGACTCCTGGCAGGAGACCGTCTACCTGCTGCGCTCGCCCGCCAACGCGCGCAGCCTCATGGAAGCCGTCGCACGGGACAGGGCCGGCGAGGCCGTGGTCACCAAGACCATGGCCGAGCTGGAAGAGCTGGCGGGTGACGGGTGA
- a CDS encoding nuclear transport factor 2 family protein — protein sequence MTIQVARLSDPAVRAFVTAVNAHDREAFEAVLAPGATMADDGSDHDLADWTEREIFSSHGHMDVDNESRGGHALVVRYSNDTWGEMKTRWSFTVDGGKVTRFETGQA from the coding sequence ATGACGATTCAGGTAGCCAGACTCAGCGACCCGGCCGTGCGGGCCTTCGTCACCGCTGTGAACGCGCACGACCGCGAGGCGTTCGAGGCCGTCCTCGCGCCCGGTGCGACCATGGCCGACGACGGCTCCGACCATGACCTCGCCGACTGGACCGAGCGGGAGATCTTCTCCTCCCACGGCCACATGGACGTCGACAACGAGTCCCGGGGCGGCCACGCCCTCGTCGTCCGCTACAGCAACGACACCTGGGGCGAGATGAAGACGAGGTGGAGCTTCACCGTCGACGGCGGCAAGGTCACCCGCTTCGAGACCGGCCAGGCCTAG
- a CDS encoding phytanoyl-CoA dioxygenase family protein, whose translation MASQDAGPHVWLSGEADCDLDAFRALVAERTDPRDYPYAAEVAHDVPLYDSDRVRAAADPTAVRTEWVRALLDGPGIVVLRGAFADPDVVDRASGVFGALIERERAEGTARGDHFAKPGANDRLWSALDKTALHAPEVFADYYANDMLALVCEAWLGPGYQVTSQINVVNPGGAAQSVHRDYHLGFLSDERAARYPAHVHRLSPVLTLQGAVAHCDMPVESGPTLYLPHSQKYEPGYLAWRRPEFAAYFEEHHVQLPLAKGDAVFFNPALFHAAGHNRTTDVRRMANLLQISSAFGRAMETVDREAMVNALFPVLLRRRSEGVGEAWLRRVVAACAEGYPFPTDLDLDPPLAGLAPPSQADTVWRALTEEWSPGRLRRELRAGAERRRA comes from the coding sequence ATGGCTTCCCAGGACGCGGGACCACACGTGTGGCTGAGCGGGGAGGCGGACTGCGACCTCGACGCCTTCCGCGCGCTGGTCGCCGAGCGCACCGATCCCCGCGACTACCCGTACGCCGCGGAGGTCGCGCACGACGTCCCGCTCTACGACAGCGACCGCGTCCGGGCGGCGGCCGACCCGACCGCGGTGCGCACCGAATGGGTCCGCGCGCTGCTGGACGGCCCCGGAATCGTCGTACTGAGAGGCGCGTTCGCCGACCCGGACGTGGTGGACCGGGCCTCCGGCGTCTTCGGCGCGCTGATCGAGCGGGAGCGGGCGGAGGGCACCGCCCGCGGTGACCACTTCGCGAAGCCCGGCGCCAACGACCGGCTGTGGAGCGCCCTGGACAAAACGGCCCTGCACGCCCCCGAGGTCTTCGCCGACTACTACGCCAACGACATGCTGGCCCTGGTCTGCGAGGCCTGGCTCGGCCCCGGCTACCAGGTCACCTCCCAGATCAACGTCGTCAACCCGGGCGGCGCGGCGCAGAGCGTGCACCGGGACTACCACCTCGGTTTCCTCTCCGACGAGCGGGCGGCCCGCTATCCGGCGCACGTCCACCGGCTCTCCCCCGTTCTCACCCTGCAGGGCGCGGTGGCGCACTGCGACATGCCCGTGGAGTCCGGACCGACGCTGTACCTGCCGCACTCGCAGAAGTACGAGCCGGGCTATCTCGCCTGGCGACGCCCGGAGTTCGCCGCCTACTTCGAGGAGCATCACGTACAGCTCCCGCTGGCCAAGGGGGACGCGGTCTTCTTCAACCCCGCGCTCTTCCACGCGGCGGGCCACAACCGCACGACGGACGTCCGGCGGATGGCGAACCTGCTGCAGATCTCCTCGGCCTTCGGCCGCGCGATGGAGACGGTGGACCGGGAGGCGATGGTGAACGCGCTGTTCCCGGTGCTGCTGCGGCGCCGGAGCGAGGGCGTCGGCGAGGCGTGGCTGCGCCGGGTGGTGGCGGCCTGCGCGGAGGGCTACCCGTTCCCCACCGATCTCGATCTGGACCCGCCCCTGGCGGGGCTCGCCCCGCCGTCGCAGGCCGACACCGTGTGGCGGGCCCTGACGGAGGAGTGGAGCCCTGGGCGGCTGCGCCGGGAACTGCGGGCCGGCGCCGAACGCCGCCGCGCTTGA
- a CDS encoding DoxX family protein: MTCFDRRDLGLLLLRLGTGGVLAAHGAQKLFGWFGGGGISGTAMAMAAMGYVPGKQSALAAGLAEAGGGTLLALGLATPAAGASAAGAMAGATAVNLPHGFFAQEGGFEYAASLGLTAAGLAVTGPGRISLDHLLGHTVNRGWMVPAALGVTAAATLAVLGARNNRMRRATEGEQATLFDE, translated from the coding sequence GTGACCTGTTTCGACCGCAGAGACCTCGGACTGCTGCTGCTCCGTCTGGGCACGGGCGGCGTGCTGGCCGCGCACGGGGCGCAGAAGCTGTTCGGCTGGTTCGGCGGGGGCGGGATCTCCGGGACGGCGATGGCCATGGCCGCGATGGGGTACGTGCCCGGGAAGCAGAGCGCGCTCGCGGCGGGCCTCGCCGAGGCCGGCGGCGGCACACTGCTGGCGCTGGGCCTCGCGACACCCGCGGCCGGCGCCTCCGCGGCGGGGGCGATGGCGGGCGCGACCGCGGTGAACCTCCCGCACGGGTTCTTCGCCCAGGAGGGCGGGTTCGAGTACGCGGCGTCGCTGGGCCTGACCGCCGCGGGGCTCGCCGTGACGGGCCCCGGCCGGATCTCGCTGGACCATCTGCTCGGTCACACCGTGAACCGGGGCTGGATGGTCCCCGCCGCGCTGGGTGTGACGGCGGCGGCGACACTGGCCGTGCTGGGCGCGCGCAACAACCGGATGCGCCGGGCCACCGAGGGCGAACAGGCGACGCTGTTCGACGAGTAG